One genomic segment of Misgurnus anguillicaudatus chromosome 25, ASM2758022v2, whole genome shotgun sequence includes these proteins:
- the msrb2 gene encoding methionine-R-sulfoxide reductase B2, mitochondrial — MSRILVRFSSVFSNGAVKSISPKKRMFVGIRQISTEPTGLLSLTRYDQSTDWQRKLTPEQYVVTREKGTEVPFSGIYLNHNEVGMYHCVCCDSPLFSSEAKYDAGAGWPSFYEAHGTWEKDESHANIVRRPDNSLGSTGTEVICKHCAAHLGHVFDDGPDPTGQRFCINSVALNFKPREM; from the exons ATGTCACGCATTCTAGTTCGTTTCTCTTCAGTGTTTTCCAATGGAGCTGTCAAATCAATATCACCAAAGAAGAGGATGTTTGTAGGGATTCGGCAGATTTCTACAGAGCCAACGG GTTTGCTGTCTTTGACAAGATATGATCAGTCCACAGACTGGCAAAGGAAGTTGACTCCAGAACAGTATGTTGTAACCAGAGAAAAGGGCACAGAGGTG CCATTCAGTGGCATCTACCTGAACCACAATGAGGTGGGCATGTACCATTGTGTATGTTGTGACTCCCCACTTTTTAG CTCAGAAGCGAAATATGATGCAGGAGCTGGGTGGCCATCATTCTATGAGGCTCATGGTACATGGGAAAAGGATGAAAGTCATGCCAACATTGTCCGTCGCCCTGACAACTCACTTGGTAGCACAGGGACAGAGGTTATCTGTAAACAT TGTGCTGCTCATCTTGGACATGTCTTTGATGATGGTCCAGATCCAACTGGTCAGCGATTCTGCATAAACAGCGTTGCTCTAAACTTCAAGCCAAGAGAAATGTAA